One stretch of Toxoplasma gondii ME49 chromosome XI, whole genome shotgun sequence DNA includes these proteins:
- a CDS encoding hypothetical protein (encoded by transcript TGME49_313360), whose product MSLPGPEKRGPKWRDVSAYAGVSGVHSASRAESSETGRDYTRRKVLSLHRDRSPSSPLPPPCFASVATRVALEAAVNSDAKFRASRVGEKSRETKKRGRRKRPHSTGQGMTEVALPRFGETSDSSFPLSQSAFVESKCDEERLVAEVASSPKLSSSGAGLRSPASGVHTPVSKSPPCFAAEKRTSSERGPRACISAGGNCSLSVESRVVAAFVSSASVACEDQCRFDADPTASVSLVRLPTVSVRECLPSRASPRSSPSLPCGECSREAEGDSGESPQEETGDEFHASNSGAVCHLSSSWGGPWQQRQSTEAGATGDTRKERMRRSVSSTSRRRTASGSVEASPPLSEATGRRVGEGDHREDACSPSRGRPTSSSIERISGVSPSHASLNCSYLPSPSASLSPLSGRPPALLCEATSAERTRRGEPVFLSSSLPVSSSGSSTSGLPSNLPSSSPRTQVGDACSSASASPSSSVSPSGHPHSSLSRSPAQSQGCSPGLAESVSSIEDINSSSPGMNLLTGPRSVHLFGEERAALSATGATMKEELRRLLSAASQEARTECELLQEKLKQIEAENARREAAMRHQEAESQLVCVVSGQSTLGASWRSSSGSCGLAPWRQRELSRGGLSPLSSLASLSPGAAPENADSSAASIPTLESLAGHELRVASLSSLRDCRISCCVSREARPTTPPALDQRGVHSPGFASRVQGLSAARVRSEESESVCGMDPEDLAFFGSQHAAPLSVALGRGGRSPSDVAAQLQPPGHCAPSPASSRDAEQGNPGCLPLSLGSERWSSGSPAEFLLASSPTLSSRFQVLSAKPLPQTCEGTRCLTASSPLHSSVSPREDVSNAYLGQQAAESAVSSDPLSLLHVSEEAEKSREFLFQRFLPFFSRKSVDCGWKNPLRPPQRSEGSPHAFATDSGDAELLCRLQWRQSQTSPAGKLLSAVRAEGGEGGTGGEETYAAENGVGTSGAKRDSQAVLRQAGFCSGGRQPSEQDGGDAAEERNSAGARSAGRLRLSFFSRESRPGLLGTLFSLFSKKETKRQGDSLAGTAPDNGNRAQCSEAVVSASVGTRGKAREANEEEKARIESTFPVTVASRDFASSFCTGETSDANGRDMKRDPRSSAHADAKPRACSCDASAVDVRDRRSEEDCQGQQRCRVLEGERIPVFHTKADWLAGLSWQQDVRRGTGDSTSTRTSSQTRVGGSRGGEQGSSPGNCSHLSSPTPLACSVEASSPSGRLRAHRHPGCFEDSEVAEKLHRETDNSEQRSGATRTSNGGSVRGCNASRTDSMTSDEAGRGRTRAQFPAVSIVKNIAKDCPRCKRQVLLEVLRLNSQSSPNESQTQKKRLVRAAPIQPVGFCVCWVLKSSRGGETRNAARSLESKRISKMKGSSHAETERETSPCLAQPSASVGSNSRSASEEALVSGKEASRGGACVLGGRSEGAEDPGIDRELGNKSSARADRGGTGGQEGNATDASLWVQAMMLMDM is encoded by the coding sequence ATGTCACTGCCAGggccagagaagagagggccGAAGTGGAGAGACGTCTCTGCATACGCAGGAGTCTCCGGTGTACACAGTGCTTCGAGAGCAGAAAGCAGTGAGACGGGAAGAGATTACACAAGGCGGAAGgtgctttctctccacagagatcgttcgccttcgtcgcctctgccgcctccgtGTTTTGCCTCTGTCGCCACTCGCGTGGCTCTCGAAGCCGCAGTGAATTCGGATGCGAAGTTTCGGGCATCCCGAgttggagagaagagtcgggagacaaaaaaacggggaaggagaaaacggccGCACTCGACGGGCCAGGGGATGACGGAGGTCGCCTTGCCTCGTTTTGGGGAAACCTCTGattcctcctttcctctttcgcaGAGTGCATTCGTTGAGTCAAAGTGTGACGAAGAGCGCCTCGTCGCGGAagtcgcttcttcccccAAGTTAAGCAGTAGCGGCGCCGGTCTGAGGTCTCCGGCatcgggtgtacatacaccggtCTCCAAGAGCCCTCCCTGCTTTGCTGCGGAGAAAAGGACTTCCTCGGAACGCGGTCCTCGCGCCTGCATCAGCGCTGGTGGAAATTGCTCCCTTTCCGTCGAGTCCCGCGTTGTGGCggcctttgtttcttcggCGTCCGTTGCGTGTGAAGACCAGTGTCGCTTCGACGCCGATCCGACAGCCTCGGTCTCCTTAGTGCGGTTGCCGACTGTTTCTGTGCGCGAgtgtctgccttctcgtgCCTCGCCCAGGTCCTCTCCGTCATTGCCTTGCGGCGAATGCTCGAGAGAggccgaaggagacagtggggAGAGTCcccaggaggagacaggagacgaatTTCACGCGTCCAACAGCGGAGCGGTGTGTCATTTGTCGTCCTCGTGGGGGGGGCCGTGGCAGCAACGGCAGTCCACAGAAGCTGGCGCCACAGGAGACACGCGCAAggagcgcatgcgtcgttctgtctcctccacttctcgAAGGAGAACCGCATCAGGGAGCGTGGAGGCGTCGCCACCTCTAAGCGAGGCGACAGGACGTCGAGTCGGAGAGGGCGATCATAGAGAGGACGCGTGCAGTCCTTCTCGGGGGCGTCCGACGTCTTCGTCGATAGAGCGGATTTCAGGAGTCTCACCTTCTCATGCCTCGTTGAACTGTTCTTATCTTCCATCTCCGTCTGCGtcactgtctccgctctcggGTCGTCCACCCGCTCTCCTTTGTGAAGCAACAAGCGCGGAGAGAACCCGGCGTGGTGAGCcggtgtttctctcttcgtctctgccggtttcttcgtctggtTCATCAACCTCCGGGTTGCCTTCGAacttgccttcttcgtcaccGCGAACGCAGGTCGGGGACGCATGTTCctccgcgtctgcttctccctcgtcttctgtctctccgtctggtCATCCCCACAGTTCATTGTCTCGGTCTCCTGCTCAGTCGCAGGGCTGCTCTCCCGGCCTCGCCGAAAGTGTTTCGAGTATCGAAGATATCaactcttcgtctccaggaATGAACCTGTTGACTGGCCCTCGTTCCGTGCATCTCttcggagaggagagagccgCTCTCAGTGCCACGGGAGCGACCATGAAGGAAGAGCTTCGGCGTCTGTTGAGCGCCGCTTCGCAGGAGGCTCGCACCGAGTGTGAATTGCTTCAAGAGAAGTTGAAGCAGATTGAGGCGGAAAATGCTCGGCGAGAGGCTGCGATGCGACACCAAGAAGCCGAGTCTCAATTGGTGTGTGTCGTTTCGGGGCAGAGCACCTTGGGCGCCTCGTGGCGAAGCAGCTCTGGCAGCTGCGGTCTCGCCccctggagacagagggagtTGTCGCGGGGCGGACTCtcccctctgtcttccttaGCTAGTCTTAGCCCAGGGGCGGCGCCTGAGAATGCCGACTCGTCTGCGGCTTCGATTCCCACCCTGGAGTCGCTCGCAGGACACGAGTTGCGggttgcttctctgtcgtcgctCCGCGACTGCAGGATTTCCTGCTGTGTCTCGCGAGAGGCTCGACCAACCACTCCGCCGGCGCTGGATCAACGCGGTGTACATTCACCTGGCTTCGCGTCTCGGGTCCAGGGACTGTCTGCGGCGCGAGTGCGGTCGGAAGAAAGCGAGTCGGTTTGTGGTATGGACCCAGAAGACCTCGCTTTCTTTGGGTCTCAGCATGCAGCGCCTCTGTCGGTGGCGCTCGGAAGGGGAGGGAGGTCTCCCAGCGATGTTGCGGCGCAGCTTCAGCCGCCTGGGCATTGCGCTCCGTCACCGGCTtcaagcagagacgccgagcaAGGCAACCCCGGGTGTCTCCCCCTGTCTCTGGGTTCTGAACGGTGGTCTTCCGGTTCTCCCGccgagtttcttctcgcttcttctcccacactttcctcgcgtttccAAGTTCTTTCTGCGAAGCCGTTACCCCAGACTTGTGAAGGCACGCGCTGTCTGaccgcttcttcgccgcttcACTCGTCCGTGTCTCCGAGGGAAGATGTCTCCAACGCATATCTGGGCCAGCAGGCTGCTGAGTCTGCGGTATCTTCGGACCCACTGAGTCTTCTACACGTCtccgaagaagccgagaagagcCGAGAGTTCCTCTTTCAGCGGTTCCtcccctttttttctcgaaaaAGTGTCGACTGCGGGTGGAAGAACCCCCTTAGACCGCCGCAGAGATCTGAGGGGTCTCCGCATGCGTTCGCCacagacagcggagacgccgagttGCTCTGTCGATTACAGTGGAGACAAAGCCAGACGTCTCCTGCTGGGAAGCTCTTGAGCGCGGTCCGAGCAGAGGGAGGGGAAGGGGGTacgggaggagaagagacctACGCAGCCGAGAACGGAGTGGGGACCTCGGGAGCGAAGCGAGACTCGCAGGCTGTCCTTCGGCAAGCTGGTTTCTGTTCAGGAGGCAGGCAGCCGTCAGAACAAGACGGCGGGGACGCGgctgaagagaggaactcAGCAGGGGCCCGCAGTGCAGGGAGGCTtcgcttgtcttttttttctcgtgaaAGTCGTCCAGGCCTTCTGGGGACgctcttttcgctctttagcaagaaggagacaaaacgacaAGGAGATAGTCTAGCTGGCACTGCTCCAGACAACGGCAATCGTGCACAATGTTCTGAAGCAGTCGTGTCCGCGTCTGTGGGAACCAGAGGGAAGGCAAGAGAGGccaacgaagaggagaaagcacGGATCGAATCTACGTTTCCAGTAACAGTGGCTTCTCGTGACTTCGCCTCGAGTTTTTGTACAGGAGAGACGTCGGATGCGAATGGTAGGGATATGAAACGAGACCCGCGTTCTTCGGCGCATGCCGACGCGAAGCCTCGCGCTTGCTCCTGCGACGCGTCTGCGGTCGATGTGAGAGACCGacgcagcgaggaagactgCCAGGGGCAGCAGAGATGTCGAGTTCTGGAAGGGGAAAGGATACCCGTTTTCCACACAAAGGCCGACTGGCTAGCTGGTCTCAGCTGGCAGCAAGACGTGAGAcgaggaactggagacagCACCAGCACTCGGACGAGTAGCCAGACGCGAGTTGGCGGTAGTCGCGGCGGTGAACAAGGCTCGTCCCCCGGCAATTGCTCCCATTTGTCTAGTCCAACGCCGCTGGCATGTTCGGTAGAGGCATCTTCTCCGTCCGGAAGACTTCGGGCGCACCGACACCCGGGGTGCTTTGAGGACTCAGAGGTGGCAGAAAAGTTGCATCGCGAGACAGACAATTcggagcagagaagcggcgcgACGCGGACCTCGAACGGCGGATCTGTCCGCGGTTGCAATGCATCACGGACGGATTCCATGACGTCTGACGAGGCTGGACGGGGAAGGACACGCGCTCAGTTCCCTGCCGTCTCCATTGTGAAAAATATCGCAAAGGACTGCCCGCGCTGCAAGCGGCAAGTTCTGCTGGAGGTTCTGAGACTCAACTCCCAAAGTTCACCGAATGAGAGTCAAACGCAAAAAAAGCGACTTGTCCGAGCAGCCCCGATACAGCCCGTAGGATTTTGTGTGTGCTGGGTGCTGAAGAGCTctcgaggaggcgaaacTCGGAATGCAGCGCGAAGTCTCGAGTCAAAAAGGATTTCTAAAATGAAAGGGAGCTCccatgcagagacggaacGTGAAACCTCTCCGTGTTTAGCGcaaccttctgcgtctgttgGAAGCAACTCGCGAAGCGCCTCAGAAGAAGCATTAGTGTCTGGCAAGGAAGCGAGCCGAGGCGGCGCATGCGTGCTGGGAGGACGGTctgaaggagcagaagaccCGGGAATCGACAGAGAACTCGGAAACAAAAGCAGCGCGAGGGCAGACAGGGGGGGAACTGGAGGCCAGGAAGGCAACGCGACAGACGCCAGCCTCTGGGTGCAAGCAATGATGCTCATGGACATGTAG